The proteins below come from a single Malus sylvestris chromosome 3, drMalSylv7.2, whole genome shotgun sequence genomic window:
- the LOC126614874 gene encoding metacaspase-9 gives MENIERKRLAVLVGCNYPNTRNELHGCINDVLAMRDTLVSRFGFDPSDIQLLTDAAAADAGSGGSSSVLPTGANIKKALGEMVDQAKPGDVLYFHYSGHGTRIPSLKPGNPFRQDEAIVPCDFNLITDVDFRQLVNRLPKEASFTILSDSCHSGGLIDKEKEQIGPSHVTETSNKSSSISSKPKAIPCETILHHLSSLTGINTSDIATHLLELFAADASLKFRLPPLEVLDMFESSKPDEGILLSGCQANETSADVTNAVMTGGKPCGAFSNAVQMVLKDHEVELSNKKLVLLARQVLKEQGLEQHPCLYCNDENADATFLSQSQE, from the exons atggAGAATATTGAGAGGAAGAGGTTGGCCGTTTTGGTGGGGTGCAATTACCCAAACACCAGAAACGAGCTGCATGGTTGCATAAACGATGTGCTCGCCATGAGAGACACACTTGTGAGTCGGTTTGGGTTCGATCCGAGCGACATTCAGCTGTTGACTgatgcagcagcagcagatgCTGGTTCTGGTGGTTCCTCATCAGTTTTGCCAACAGGTGCAAACATTAAGAAGGCACTTGGTGAAATGGTTGATCAGGCTAAACCAGGTGATGTCTTGTACTTTCATTACAGTGGCCATGGAACAAGGATTCCTTCATTGAAACCAGGCAACCCCTTCAGGCAGGATGAGGCAATTGTGCCTTGTGATTTCAACCTCATCACTG ATGTTGATTTTAGACAATTAGTGAACCGTTTGCCGAAGGAAGCAAGCTTTACAATCCTATCAGACTCATGTCACAGTGGAGGCCTCATTGATAAGGAGAAGGAGCAAATTGGACCTTCTCATGTCACTGAAACTAGTAACAAATCATCATCTATTTCCTCCAAGCCGAAGGCCATTCCCTGCGAGACCATATTGCACCACCTCTCATCCTTGACGGGAATAAACACATCCGATATTGCAACCCACTTGCTAGAGTTGTTTGCAGCCGACGCCAGCCTCAAGTTTCGCTTGCCTCCCCTTGAAGTCCTCGACATGTTCGAGTCATCTAAGCCCGATGAAGGAATTCTACTCAGCGGGTGTCAAGCAAATGAAACTTCCGCGGATGTAACGAACGCGGTTATGACTGGTGGCAAGCCGTGTGGAGCATTCAGCAATGCGGTCCAAATGGTGTTGAAGGATCACGAGGTTGAATTAAGCAACAAAAAGCTCGTGTTGCTTGCGCGACAAGTTTTGAAAGAACAAGGGTTGGAGCAGCACCCTTGTCTCTACTGCAATGATGAGAATGCTGATGCTACTTTCTTGTCGCAATCTCAAGAGTAG
- the LOC126614873 gene encoding pleiotropic drug resistance protein 2-like, which translates to MAALAGDDLSRQSSVARQSSSRRSWRSTSVREMWNAPDVFQRSGRQQAVDEEEELKWAAIERLPTYDRMRRGMLRQAMSNGRFVTEEVDVANLGAQDKKQLMESILKVVEDDNERFLQRLRARNDRVGIEVPKVEVRFQNLSIEGDAYVGTRALPTLLNSTLNQLEGLVGLIGLSKSKKRVVKILQDVSGIVKPSRMTLLLGPPSSGKTTLLKALAGKLDKDLRVTGNVTYCGHEFHEFVPQRTSAYISQHDLHYGEMTVRETLDFSGRCLGVGTRYDMLVELSRREKDSGIKPDPEIDAFMKATSMVGQETSLITDYVLKILGLDICADIMVGDDMRRGISGGQKKRVTTGEMLVGPAKAFFMDEISTGLDSSTTFQIVKFMRQMVHIMEVSMVISLLQPAPETYDLFDDIMLLSEGQIVYHGPRENVLEFFEYMGFKCPDRKGVADFLQEVTSKKDQEQYWFKKNQPYRFVSVSDFVRAFTTFHVGQRLVEELRVPYDKRSVHPAALVTDKYGISNMELFKACFAREWLLMKRNSFVYVFKTTQITIMATIALTVFLRTEMKAGRAEDSAKFWGALFFSLINVMFNGMAELAMTVFRIPVFFKQRDALFYPGWAFGLPISLTRIPISLMESGIWIVLTYYTIGFAPAASRFFKQFLAFFGVHQMALSLFRFIAALGRTEVVSNTIGSFTLLLVFVLGGFVVAKDDIKPWMIWGYYASPMMYGQNAIAINEFLDKRWSAPVLNASENTVGKVLLRERGLFTTETWYWTCIAALFGFTVLFNILFMAALTYLDPLSETKTLIENDEDSEGNKKRRSSPEGIDMQVRNSQGNNQAKRGMVLPFQPLSLAFNHVNYYVDMPAEMKSQGIEETRLQLLRDVSGAFRPGVLTALVGVSGAGKTTLMDVLAGRKTGGYIEGSITISGYPKNQATFARVSGYCEQNDIHSPFVTVYESLLYSAWLRLGKDVKTETRKMFVDEVMDLVELNPLRNALVGLPGVDGLSTEQRKRLTIAVELVANPSIIFMDEPTSGLDARAAAIVMRTVRNTVDTGRTVVCTIHQPSIDIFEAFDELFLMKRGGQVIYAGPLGRQSHKLVEYFEAIPGVAKIKEGYNPATWMLEVSSAAIEAQNDVDFAEIFANSDLYKRNQELIKELSIPEPGSSDLYFPTQYSQSFATQCKACFWKQHWSYWRNSRYNAIRFFMTICIGVLFGVIFWGKGDKIHKQQDLINLLGATYSAILFLGASNASAVQSVVAVERTVFYRERAAGMYSELPYAFAQVAIETIYVAIQTFVYSCLLFFMIGYNFKVEKFLYFYYFIFMCFTYFSMYGMMVVALTPGHQIAAIVMSFFLSFWNLFSGFLIPRPLIPIWWRWYYWGSPVAWTIYGIFTSQVGDMKTNIDIPIQGPQKIDVFLKNYLGFDYDFLIPVVIAHLGWVLLFFFVFAYGIKYLNFQRR; encoded by the exons ATGGCGGCTTTAGCCGGAGATGATCTGTCTAGGCAGTCCAGTGTGGCCAGGCAGTCGAGCAGCCGGCGGAGCTGGCGGTCGACTAGTGTTCGGGAAATGTGGAACGCACCGGATGTGTTCCAGCGGAGCGGGCGGCAGCAGGCGgtggatgaggaggaggagctcAAGTGGGCCGCCATAGAGAGGCTGCCCACTTATGATAGGATGCGGAGGGGGATGCTGAGACAGGCCATGAGCAATGGGAGATTTGTAACTGAAGAAGTCGACGTTGCGAATCTTGGGGCGCAAGACAAGAAGCAGTTGATGGAGAGCATACTTAAGGTCGTGGAGGATGATAATGAAAGGTTCTTGCAGAGGCTCAGAGCCAGAAACGACAG GGTTGGAATTGAGGTTCCTAAGGTTGAGGTCAGATTCCAGAATTTGTCAATAGAAGGAGATGCTTATGTTGGCACCAGAGCACTTCCAACTCTGCTGAATTCCACCTTGAACCAACTTGAG GGACTAGTTGGATTGATTGGACTCtcaaaatcaaagaaaagagTTGTCAAGATACTCCAAGATGTGAGCGGTATTGTTAAACCGTCAAG GATGACACTGCTTCTTGGACCTCCATCGTCAGGAAAAACAACACTGCTAAAAGCACTTGCTGGCAAACTCGATAAAGATCTAAGG GTAACTGGGAACGTGACCTATTGTGGCCATGAATTCCACGAATTTGTGCCTCAGAGAACTTCTGCTTATATTAGCCAGCATGATCTTCATTATGGTGAGATGACAGTTCGTGAAACATTGGATTTCTCCGGACGTTGCCTGGGAGTTGGAACCAGGTACGATATGCTGGTAGAGTTGTCTAGACGGGAGAAAGATTCAGGTATCAAACCCGATCCTGAAATCGACGCATTCATGAAAGCCACATCTATGGTTGGCCAGGAAACTAGTTTGATCACAGATTACGTTCTCAAG ATACTTGGACTTGATATCTGTGCTGATATTATGGTGGGTGATGACATGAGAAGGGGCATATCCGGTGGACAGAAGAAACGTGTAACTACTG GAGAAATGTTGGTTGGACCAGCGAAAGCATTTTTCATGGATGAAATATCAACGGGGCTGGACAGTTCCACAACCTTTCAGATTGTCAAGTTCATGAGGCAGATGGTTCATATTATGGAAGTCTCAATGGTCATCTCTCTCTTGCAGCCTGCACCTGAGACGTATGATCTGTTTGACGACATTATGCTTCTTTCTGAGGGTCAGATTGTGTACCACGGTCCACGTGAAAATGTGCTTGAGTTCTTCGAATATATGGGGTTCAAATGCCCTGACAGAAAAGGTGTTGCAGACTTCTTGCAAGAAGTGACGTCTAAGAAGGACCAAGAACAATACTGGTTTAAGAAGAACCAACCCTACAGATTTGTTTCAGTATCCGATTTTGTTCGAGCATTCACCACTTTTCATGTTGGCCAACGTCTTGTGGAGGAACTAAGAGTTCCTTATGATAAAAGATCAGTCCATCCTGCTGCTCTGGTGACGGATAAGTATGGAATATCCAATATGGAGCTCTTCAAGGCATGCTTTGCAAGGGAATGGTTGCTGATGAAGCGTAACTCTTTCGTGTACGTATTCAAAACTACGCAGATAACAATCATGGCTACAATTGCTCTGACGGTATTCTTAAGAACAGAAATGAAAGCCGGAAGAGCAGAAGATTCGGCAAAATTCTGGGGAGCACTGTTTTTCAGTCTCATTAACGTCATGTTTAACGGAATGGCAGAGCTTGCAATGACAGTTTTCAGGATTCCTGTGTTCTTTAAACAAAGGGATGCCCTGTTCTATCCTGGCTGGGCTTTTGGCTTGCCCATTTCGCTAACCAGAATTCCCATTTCACTGATGGAATCTGGGATATGGATTGTTCTAACATACTACACCATCGGGTTTGCACCAGCGGCCAGTAG GTTCTTCAAACAGTTTTTGGCTTTCTTTGGCGTACATCAGATGGCACTCTCCCTTTTCCGTTTCATTGCTGCCCTTGGAAGAACAGAGGTTGTTTCGAATACAATTGGTTCCTTTACATTGCTACTGGTGTTTGTCCTTGGAGGTTTTGTCGTCGCTAAAG ATGACATCAAGCCGTGGATGATATGGGGCTACTATGCGTCACCTATGATGTATGGGCAAAATGCAATTGCTATCAATGAGTTTCTTGATAAAAGATGGAGTGCT CCTGTTCTCAATGCCTCTGAAAACACAGTTGGAAAGGTACTTCTGAGGGAAAGAGGACTGTTTACTACGGAGACTTGGTATTGGACTTGTATTGCCGCGCTCTTCGGATTTACCGTTCTCTTCAATATTCTTTTTATGGCAGCACTGACCTACTTAGATC CCCTAAGTGAAACTAAAACTCTAATTGAGAATGATGAAGACTCTGAAGGGAATAAGAAGCGACGATCTAGTCCAGAAG GTATTGATATGCAAGTCAGAAATTCTCAAGGAAATAATCAAGCCAAACGAGGAATGGTTTTACCCTTCCAGCCCCTCTCACTCGCTTTCAACCATGTGAATTACTATGTGGATATGCCTGCC GAAATGAAGAGCCAAGGGATTGAAGAGACTCGACTCCAACTTCTACGAGATGTCAGTGGTGCATTTAGACCTGGTGTTTTGACTGCATTAGTTGGTGTCAGTGGTGCTGGAAAGACAACCTTGATGGATGTCTTAGCTGGAAGAAAGACCGGTGGGTACATTGAAGGAAGTATTACCATCTCTGGTTACCCAAAGAACCAAGCCACATTTGCTCGGGTCAGCGGTTACTGTGAACAAAATGATATTCATTCACCATTTGTTACTGTCTATGAGTCTCTCCTATACTCTGCCTGGCTGCGTCTTGGTAAAGATGTCAAGACCGAAACAAGAAAG ATGTTTGTTGATGAGGTTATGGATTTGGTCGAGCTCAACCCATTGAGAAATGCTTTAGTTGGACTTCCGGGAGTTGATGGACTTTCAACTGAGCAGAGAAAGAGGCTCACTATTGCTGTAGAATTGGTTGCCAACCCTTCCATCATCTTCATGGATGAGCCGACATCAGGTCTTGATGCTAGAGCAGCCGCCATTGTTATGCGGACTGTAAGAAACACCGTGGATACAGGACGAACTGTTGTATGTACAATTCACCAGCCTAGCATTGACATTTTTGAAGCTTTTGATGAG CTTTTCTTAATGAAAAGGGGAGGACAAGTGATTTATGCCGGTCCTCTAGGTCGCCAGTCTCAcaaacttgttgaatactttgaG GCTATTCCAGGGGTTGCAAAGATCAAAGAGGGTTACAATCCAGCTACCTGGATGTTGGAGGTCAGCTCGGCCGCCATTGAGGCTCAGAATGATGTGGACTTTGCAGAAATATTTGCAAATTCTGATCTCTATAA GAGAAATCAAGAACTTATTAAGGAACTAAGCATTCCAGAACCAGGCTCCAGCGATCTTTACTTCCCCACCCAATACTCCCAAAGCTTTGCAACACAATGCAAGGCATGCTTCTGGAAACAACACTGGTCATACTGGAGGAACTCACGATACAATGCCATTAGGTTTTTCATGACAATCTGCATTGGAGTATTATTTGGTGTTATCTTCTGGGGCAAGGGAGACAAGAT ACACAAACAACAAGACCTGATCAATCTTTTGGGAGCTACCTATTCTGCCATTCTCTTCCTTGGAGCTAGCAATGCTTCTGCTGTGCAATCTGTGGTTGCGGTTGAACGAACGGTCTTCTATCGTGAAAGAGCAGCCGGAATGTATTCAGAGTTGCCTTATGCATTTGCTCAG GTGGCTATTGAGACAATTTACGTTGCAATCCAAACCTTCGTCTATTCTTGCCTTCTATTTTTCATGATCGGGTACAATTTCAAGGTGGAGAAGTTTTTGTACTTCTACTACTTCATCTTCATGTGCTTTACCTACTTCTCTATGTACGGAATGATGGTTGTTGCCCTGACTCCTGGCCATCAAATTGCTGCAATTGTTATGTCGTTCTTCTTGAGTTTCTGGAACTTGTTCTCGGGCTTCCTAATTCCCAGGCCG CTAATTCCCATCTGGTGGAGGTGGTACTACTGGGGTTCTCCCGTTGCCTGGACAATCTATGGTATCTTCACATCTCaagttggtgacatgaagacTAACATCGATATTCCTATTCAAGGACCACAAAAAATTGATGTATTTCTCAAAAACTACTTGGGTTTTGACTACGACTTTCTGATCCCTGTCGTCATTGCTCATCTTGGTTGggtcctcctcttcttcttcgtctttgCCTACGGCATCAAGTACCTTAACTTCCAAAGGAGATAA